The following proteins are co-located in the Clostridiales bacterium genome:
- a CDS encoding PAS domain-containing protein yields MVNGIRSSGMKSGAYLLADGGLICGFGEAFTEMTGYTKSDIDQKGISIVLKALLGSSFDLSALEQEGSMNAFLLTKYSEAIEVTIFYLLLESGQKVYSIRRKLNYMLDADKSFVENLMEENDICIGLYSCPDFRLLKGSKKFLAFIDEKYHKTDVLGLCMKEIAPDYNGSNLERQWKIMSETGAIQRWEEIKTTTPYGDHYWNCIFTPVYDEGIVRYILCMMNEVTDHVVKRMEIEEKNDELSKMIEMKDEFLLLMSHELKTPLSVITSSIQALEIMCKNDLTDKVTKYINKIRQNTYQQLKLVNNILDNTRVNSGYFRLNKKDVDLVQITRMITESISVFAERKRIRLTFSSAMEQAIMELDVEIYERILLNLLSNAVKYTPEGKTIEVRVFQVDLKGRENICIQVKDSGIGIPSDKKDYIFERFGRGEKMLGKYTESTGIGLYLVKMLVSLMEGEIKLDSMVGVGSTFSLLFPTTNIRTLAQQTYVMEKPSEQLINATVIEFSDIYYGA; encoded by the coding sequence ATGGTAAATGGTATTCGTTCTTCCGGAATGAAAAGCGGCGCATATTTATTGGCTGACGGTGGTTTGATCTGTGGTTTTGGGGAAGCCTTCACTGAAATGACGGGATATACAAAATCAGACATCGATCAAAAAGGCATCTCTATTGTTCTCAAAGCGCTGCTGGGAAGCAGCTTTGACCTTTCTGCATTGGAGCAGGAAGGATCTATGAACGCTTTTCTGTTAACTAAGTATAGTGAGGCCATTGAGGTCACTATTTTTTATCTTTTACTAGAATCCGGTCAAAAAGTATACTCTATTAGAAGAAAACTGAATTATATGCTTGATGCGGATAAGTCTTTCGTTGAAAACCTAATGGAAGAAAATGATATTTGCATTGGGCTTTACAGCTGTCCTGATTTTCGCTTGCTGAAGGGAAGTAAGAAATTTCTTGCATTTATTGATGAGAAATACCATAAAACCGATGTTTTGGGTTTGTGTATGAAGGAGATCGCTCCAGACTACAACGGAAGCAATTTGGAGCGTCAGTGGAAAATCATGTCGGAAACCGGTGCAATCCAGCGGTGGGAAGAAATTAAAACCACTACCCCTTACGGGGACCATTATTGGAATTGCATTTTTACCCCAGTCTACGATGAAGGAATTGTCCGTTATATTCTATGTATGATGAACGAAGTGACAGATCACGTCGTGAAGAGAATGGAGATTGAAGAGAAAAATGACGAATTGTCTAAGATGATTGAAATGAAGGATGAGTTTCTTCTTTTGATGTCCCATGAGCTTAAGACACCACTGTCTGTTATCACTTCTTCTATCCAGGCACTGGAAATCATGTGCAAGAATGACCTTACGGACAAGGTGACAAAATATATTAATAAAATAAGACAGAATACTTATCAGCAATTGAAGCTTGTGAATAACATCTTGGACAATACCAGAGTCAACTCGGGATATTTTCGACTCAATAAAAAGGATGTTGATCTGGTTCAAATAACGAGAATGATTACCGAGTCAATCAGTGTTTTTGCCGAGCGGAAAAGAATACGGCTGACCTTTTCTTCCGCCATGGAGCAGGCAATCATGGAGCTAGATGTTGAAATTTATGAAAGAATTCTCCTCAATTTACTGTCAAACGCGGTGAAATATACGCCAGAGGGCAAGACCATTGAGGTAAGGGTATTTCAAGTTGATTTAAAAGGGAGAGAAAATATCTGCATTCAAGTGAAAGACAGCGGAATTGGAATTCCTAGTGACAAAAAAGATTATATCTTTGAACGATTTGGTCGAGGAGAAAAAATGCTCGGAAAATATACAGAGAGTACCGGTATTGGACTCTATCTTGTTAAGATGCTTGTCTCTTTAATGGAGGGAGAGATTAAACTTGATAGTATGGTCGGAGTGGGAAGTACCTTTTCTCTTTTATTTCCTACGACAAATATTAGAACGTTGGCACAACAGACCTATGTTATGGAAAAACCAAG